Proteins from a single region of Pirellulales bacterium:
- a CDS encoding nuclear transport factor 2 family protein, translating to MRIRLHVSTLMSLGLLIAASVASAADSQDEAVIAAVRKRSESMTTAFNSGKVDELSATFSPTGELIDEIGTVYQGQPEIKNLLTTFFEKFPGAKLTRDIESIRPVGPVAIEEGTRTIATKDGSVKSQFRYLSVWVKGEHGWQLASFRDFADDPVPTPHERLESIAWLVGDWMNEGADAKVSISYRWSDDKNYLLVNYQINPKQGSPRKSTQRIGWDPSIGKIRSWLFDADGGFAEGIWTVTDDDIVIKSSSVNPDGGTASATMTVTIADNNRFTITGADRIVDDNHEPDFEVTVVRRSPAAAK from the coding sequence ATGAGAATTCGTTTGCATGTTTCGACTTTGATGAGCTTGGGTTTGCTGATCGCCGCGTCGGTCGCTAGCGCAGCCGACTCGCAAGACGAGGCCGTCATCGCCGCCGTGCGCAAGCGTTCCGAGAGCATGACTACGGCCTTTAACTCCGGCAAGGTCGACGAACTGTCGGCCACGTTTTCACCCACAGGAGAATTGATCGACGAAATAGGAACCGTCTACCAAGGACAGCCGGAGATCAAGAACTTGTTGACGACGTTCTTTGAGAAATTTCCGGGTGCAAAACTGACGCGAGACATCGAGTCCATTCGCCCGGTTGGACCGGTCGCCATTGAAGAGGGAACTCGCACCATCGCCACCAAGGATGGCTCGGTCAAATCGCAGTTTCGATACCTTTCGGTTTGGGTAAAAGGCGAGCATGGCTGGCAACTGGCCTCGTTCCGCGATTTTGCCGACGATCCCGTACCGACGCCGCACGAACGTCTCGAGAGCATTGCTTGGCTTGTTGGCGATTGGATGAACGAAGGGGCCGACGCCAAAGTTTCGATCTCCTATCGCTGGTCGGACGACAAGAATTATTTGCTCGTCAACTATCAGATCAATCCCAAGCAAGGCTCGCCGCGGAAATCGACGCAGCGCATCGGCTGGGATCCGTCGATCGGCAAGATTCGCTCGTGGCTATTCGATGCGGATGGCGGATTTGCCGAAGGAATTTGGACGGTCACCGATGACGATATTGTGATCAAGTCTTCGTCGGTAAATCCGGACGGCGGAACCGCATCGGCGACGATGACCGTCACGATCGCCGACAACAATCGCTTTACGATTACCGGTGCCGACCGCATTGTCGATGATAACCACGAGCCTGATTTTGAAGTTACCGTCGTGCGCCGTTCACCGGCAGCCGCCAAGTAA
- a CDS encoding YifB family Mg chelatase-like AAA ATPase, which yields MLAKLHTFSLLGIDAVPVEVEVDVSPGALPKIVLVGLPEAAVKESTHRVERAMVNSGFQRPHDKIVINLAPAELPKNAASFDLPITLGMLSGSGQITSDKFEKYAVVGELALDGVTRPTKGALSMAMAAAKQRHLRGIVVPAESAAEAAVVEQIEVIPVASLAQAVAFFAGEIDIDPTPPRLDEWFQHYATYEVDFGDVRGQEMAKRAMTIAAAGSHNLLMIGPPGSGKTMLAKRVPTILPKLTPAESIETTRIYSAMGLLKPNQPLLATRPYRSPHHTISNAGLVGGGSVPTPGEISLSHNGVLFLDELPEFNRSTLEVLRQPLEDGTVTISRALSANTFPADIMLIAAFNPCPCGYRNDPRRDCHCTVPQIERYMSKISGPLLDRIDIHIEVPAVPYQELSATTAGTSSAQMREQVTQAREIQRGRFAGSSSRANANMSHRQIRQHCQLDAAGANLLRAQMTELGLSARAHDKVLRVARTIADLEGSQQISHMHLHEAVNYRMLDRQLWK from the coding sequence ATGCTCGCCAAACTTCACACATTTTCGCTGCTTGGCATTGATGCGGTGCCAGTGGAGGTGGAAGTGGATGTTTCGCCGGGAGCGCTGCCGAAAATAGTGCTCGTGGGTTTGCCGGAGGCGGCGGTCAAGGAGAGTACGCACCGCGTGGAGCGCGCGATGGTGAACAGCGGCTTCCAGCGGCCGCACGATAAGATTGTGATCAATTTGGCCCCGGCGGAGCTACCCAAGAACGCCGCTTCGTTCGACTTGCCGATTACCCTGGGGATGCTATCGGGTAGCGGGCAGATCACATCCGATAAATTTGAAAAGTATGCCGTGGTCGGCGAGCTGGCGCTCGATGGCGTGACGCGCCCGACGAAGGGGGCGCTGAGCATGGCCATGGCGGCAGCGAAGCAGCGACATCTACGCGGAATCGTTGTTCCAGCCGAAAGCGCTGCGGAGGCTGCGGTAGTCGAGCAAATCGAGGTGATTCCGGTCGCCAGCTTGGCGCAAGCGGTGGCCTTCTTTGCCGGCGAGATCGACATCGACCCTACGCCGCCGCGACTGGATGAATGGTTTCAGCACTACGCAACTTATGAGGTCGATTTTGGCGACGTACGCGGACAGGAGATGGCGAAGCGTGCAATGACGATCGCGGCCGCCGGATCGCACAACCTGCTGATGATCGGCCCTCCAGGTTCTGGCAAGACGATGCTCGCCAAACGCGTGCCGACGATTTTGCCGAAGTTGACCCCTGCGGAGTCGATCGAGACGACGCGGATCTATTCCGCGATGGGTTTACTCAAGCCCAACCAGCCGTTGCTGGCGACGCGACCCTATCGCTCCCCACACCACACGATCTCCAACGCTGGGCTTGTGGGTGGCGGCAGTGTGCCTACGCCGGGTGAAATCTCTTTATCGCACAACGGCGTCTTGTTTCTCGATGAGCTTCCCGAATTCAACCGCTCGACGCTGGAAGTGCTGCGGCAACCACTGGAAGACGGCACGGTCACCATCAGCCGGGCGCTGTCGGCCAACACGTTTCCGGCGGACATCATGCTGATCGCGGCGTTCAATCCCTGCCCGTGCGGTTACCGAAACGATCCGCGCCGCGATTGCCATTGTACGGTGCCGCAAATTGAACGGTATATGAGCAAAATCAGCGGGCCGCTGTTGGATCGGATCGACATTCATATCGAAGTTCCGGCCGTGCCATATCAAGAATTGTCCGCCACGACCGCCGGCACCAGCAGCGCTCAGATGCGAGAACAAGTCACGCAAGCGCGAGAAATTCAGCGCGGTCGGTTTGCTGGCAGCAGCAGCCGCGCGAATGCCAACATGAGCCATCGACAGATTCGACAGCATTGTCAATTGGATGCAGCCGGCGCGAACTTACTGCGCGCGCAAATGACGGAGCTTGGCCTGTCGGCTCGCGCTCACGATAAAGTGTTGCGCGTGGCTCGCACGATCGCCGATTTGGAAGGCAGCCAACAGATCAGCCACATGCATCTGCACGAAGCGGTGAATTACCGGATGTTGGACCGGCAGTTGTGGAAGTGA